The DNA window CCGGCGTACCGGCGTAGGGTGGGCGGAGAGACTGGGATCGCATGCGCCCTTCGGGTGGCCCGCGAAGGCGGGCGGGTGTCGACGAGGAGTGGGGCTCAGCTGGTGACTGTTGCCGACGTCGGGGGCTGGGACTACCCGGGCGACGGACGGATCTCCACGCCGAGTGTCGTACGAGCTCCGGCGTGCTCCGCCGACGCGCCCGGGCCCCCCGTGTCGCGGCCGCCGGCGCCCGACCGTGGCCCGTCCGACGTGGACTGGTCGGAGGTGGTCGGGCATTTTCGCGAGGGCCCTGCGACTGGCTCGCCCACGGCGACCACGACGACATCGCCGTGCTCGCGCTTCGCGCGGTTCCGCCGCACGGCCGGCCGCGCCGGCACCTGCACGCGGTGCCGGCGCCGGTCGGCGTCAACGACGGGACGGAGTGGCGGCCATGGGCGTGAGTCGAGGAACCTCCCGGGGCCGCCGGGTTCCTGGCCGAGGGGCACGCGGCGCTCGCCGAGCGGCCGGGTACCCCGCCCCGGCGACCGCGCCCGGTCCGGGCGCCATGTCTATACTTGCTCCACTGCAAGCGTCCGCCTGCGGTGGAGCGGGAGGGACCACGTTGACGTTCACCGTCACGTACGCCCAGCGCGCCGGCGTCGGGGCGTGCCTGCGGCTGGCCGGCGAGCTCGACATGAGCAGCGCTCCCGAGCTGAACGCCGCGCTCGACCGGCTCACCGACGAGGGGGAACGCCACCTGCTGGTCGACCTGAGCGAGCTGACCTTCTGCGACTCGACCGGCATCGCCGCGTTCGTCCGGGGCGACAACCGGGCGACGGCCCGGGGCGGCTGGCTGCGGGTCACCGGTGCCACCGGCCGGGTCGAGCGGGTGCTGCGGATCACCGGCCTGGCCGACGTGCTGGGCTACGAGCCCGACACGGGCCACCCGGCGTCGCAGGCCACCCCCTGATCCGTTAGATTCCCGCCCGGCGGGTGATCGTCAGGTCCCGTCCGCCCCGATCCGAGGTAGGTATTTCCCATGGGTGAAGGCATCCCCGGACCCGTTCGCATCCTCGTGGTGGACGACGACCCCGGCGACGTTCTCATGATCGAGGAGGCCCTCGCGGACTCCGACATCGACAAGGTCATCGACGTGGTCGGCGATGGCCAGGAGGCGATGGAGTTCCTGCGCCGCCGGGGCCGGCACACCGACGCCCAGCGCCCCGACGTGATCCTGCTCGACCTGAACATGCCCCGGATGGACGGCCGGCAGGTGCTCGGCGAGGTCAAGCAGGACGAGGAACTGCGCACCATCCCGATCGTGGTGCTGACCACCTCCAACGCCGACACCGACGTGGTGGGCAGCTACACCCTCCAGGCCAACGCGTACGTGACCAAGCCGATCGACCTGGACGACTTCAACGACGTGGTGCGGCGGATCGACGAGTTCTTCGGTCGCGTCGTGGTGCTGCCCAGGCGGGCCTGACGCCGGCCTCGCGCGCCGCGCCACCCGTCCCGGCGTACCCGGTGCGGGCGCGGCCGCGCGGATGCTGAACATTTTTCCCGAACCGCCTCGGCGGTCGCCGGCGCCGTCGAGGATCGGCGGTGGGGAAGGAAACATCGGCTGCCTGGGGGCGACAGTATGAGGTTCTCCGTCGTTGAGTTCGGCTACGACCGGGGGCAGGTCGACTCCTGCCTCGAGGAGCTGGGAGTCCGGTTGACGAGGCTCGCGGCGCGGGCGGAGAGCCTCGCCGGCGCCGGCCGGGCGTGGGATGAGATCCGGCAGGAGGCGACCCACCTCTGCGACGTGGTCGAGCTCCGGCGCGGCGCGGGCGAGCGGGCGGAGCTGGGCGAGATCGAGCGGGAGGCCGCCGAGATCCTGGCCCAGGCGCGGTTCGAGCTCGAGGCGGCCCGCGAGGAGGCCCGCCAGGTCCGCGAGCGGGTGTACGCCGAGGCGGTGCGGGCCCGCCGGGCCTTCGAGGCCGCCCTCGCGGCCCGCCGGCGCCGGGAGGACCGGGTGGACGAGATCCTCGCCGGGCCGGCGGGCGCGCCGGTGCCCGCCGACACCCCGACCGCCGCGGCGGCCGTACCGCCGGCCGGGTCCCGACGACCCGGGCCGCGGCGGGCGCCGCCGACGCCGAGCCGCCGAGCGAGCGGGGCACCCGGGTCGCCTGAGCCGGCGGGGGGACGGCTCAGGTCAGCGTCTCGACCACCGTGGTCGCCCGGTCCTCGTGCTGGGCGTAGGCGTCCGGGAACGCGGAGATCTGCACGGCCTGGGCCGCCTGGGTGACGCTCATGTCCTCCCAGCCGGGGACCTCGAGCAGCGCCTCGTAGAACACCCGCGCGGCGTACGTCGGGCGCATCAGGTCGCGGACGGTGCCCCAGCCGCTGCTGGGGCGCTGTTGGAACAGCCCGACGGAGTCGTGGTCCCAGCCGACGGCCTGGTGCGGGTAGCCCTGCGACTCGGGCAGCACGCCGCTGGCGTAGTTGAGCAGGGTGCTCTCCTGCATCGCGGTGGCGATCGCCACCACCAGCCCGCGGCGGGGCACCTTCATGCCCACCCCGACGTCCACGATGATCTTGGCGTTGTCCATCTGGAGCTGGTTCAGCCCGGCGACCGGCTTCGGCCGGCTCGGCTTGGGCTTCGGCCTGGGTTTCGGCTTCGGCTTCGCCGTGGCGCTGGGCGTCGCCGTCGGGCTGGGGGAGACGGTCACCGGTGCGGCCGGGGAGCGGTCCAGGGACCGGGAGGCCCGCTGCTCGGCCTCGGCGGCGGCCGCTGCCCGGTCGGCCAGGGCCTCGCGCATCGGCTGCCGGGGCTCGTCGGCCGGCCGCGTGCCGGCGAACGCGGCGACGCCGAGGCAGCAGCACACGCCGGTGGCGAGGGCGGCGCGTACCGGCGTCGACGCGAGCAGCGCCCGGCTGCGGCGGGGTGGATCGGCGCGGTGTCGCCCGGTCCCCCGTACGGCGGAGGTGGCATCGGTCGAACGGTCACCCGGTGTCGTGCCGGTCTGCTTCTGGTCAGCGGAGTCGTCGGGGCGCACCCGGCGAGGCTAGACAACCCTGGGCGACCTGCGGACGGGGTGGTTGGTGGCATGCGCCACATTTTGCGGGGTTCCACCCGGTCATTTCCGTCCCTCGGGCAGCATTGTCCCCTCCTTCGTGGATCCCCTATTCCCGTCATTTCTGTTTCGCCCGGCCAGAACCGGATCATCCGCCCGGTGGCGCTACGGTCGGCGCCCGTCATGATCGATTCATTCGTTCAGATGGTGATCGAATACCGGATCGGATGATGCGGTGTGGGCCGCCGGTCCGGGCGGCGCGACCCCGGCCGGATCACGGCGGCGTCAGCCGCTGCCCCGGATCCCCGGGGTCCACCCGCCGCCGGTCGGTACGATCGGCGGCGGTGACCAAGAGCACGACCGACGAGGCGGCCGGCAGCGCCCGCCTCCGTGGCCGGCGCGGCCTGCTGCTGACCGTGCTCGCGGTCCTGCTCGCCGCCGTGCTGGCCGGGCACCGGGCCGTGCCCAACCTGCGTGGCCTGGGCAGCCTGCTCGACAGCGTCACGCCGCTGCTCGGCCTGGCCGTGCCGGTCCTCGCGGTCGCCGGGCTGCTGCGCCGCTCGCGGCTGGCGCTGCTGGCCGTCCTGCTCCCGGCGACGGTGTGGGCGGTGCTCTACGGCCGGGCCCTGCTCCCGCCGGCCGGCGGCTCCGGCCCGGTCACGCTCCGGGTCGCCAGCCAGAACCTGCGCGCCGGCAACCCGGACCCGGCGGCGACGGTGGACAGCCTCGCGGCCGGGGGCGCCGACCTGATCGCGCTCCAGGAGGTCGACGGCGACGACCGGGTGGCCGGGGCCCTGCGCGAGCGGTACCCGCACCACGCCGCGGTCACCACCGTCGCGCTGTGGAGCCGGTACCCCGTGCGGGAGTACGCGGGCGTGGACACCGGGCTGGGCTGGACGCGTGCCCTCCGGGCCGTCGTCGCCACGCCCGACGGCGACCTGGTGGTCTACGTGGCGCACCTGGGGTCGGCCCGGGCCGGGCACACCGCCACCCGGGACGAGACGGTGCGGGAGCTCGCCGCGGCCGTACGGGCGGACGCCGCCCCGCGCCTGGTGGTGCTCGGCGACCTCAACACCGCCACCACCGACCGGGTCTTCGCGCCGCTGGCCCGGCTACTGCGCGACGCCCAGGCCGACGCCGGGCAGGGCTTCGGCTTCACCTGGCCGGCCGGGCTGCCGGTGACCCGCCCCGACCACGTGCTCTACCGGGGGCTCACCCCGACCTCGGCCGGGGTGGTACGCACCCCGGCCAGCGACCACCGGGCCGTGGTGGCGAGCTTCCGCTGGTGAGCGCCGCCCCGGCCGGCTCGGGCCGGCGCCGGCGGGGCCACGGGGCGCAGCGGCGACAGGCGGCGGCCCGGCCGTACGGTGCCGGGCGGCACGCGGCGGACCGCGGCCCCCGCGGTCAGCGGCGACCCACCTCGGCCGGCGTGACCGTGAGCCGGTGCCGGGTGTTGTCGCCGCTGGAGAACGGCCAGAGGCGGTCGGCGTGCTCGACCAGCTCCGCGAGCTGCTGCCGGGTCAGCCCGGCCGAGGAGATGGAGGCGTGCACGTCGGCCCGGTAGCGGCCGTCGTCGTCGCGGCCCAGCCGGGCCTCGGCCCGGACCTGGACGGTGTGCGCCTCGTCCGTGATCTCCCCGGCCGCCTCCACCGCCGCGTGGTGCAGGCAGGACGCGAACGCCGCGGCCAGCAGCTGCTCGGGCGTCAGGCCCGTGCAGTGCGGCGCCAGCGGGGACGCCAGGGCGGTCGACAGCCCCCCGTCGTCGGTACGGACGTGACCGCCCTCGGCCGTCGCGGTGGCCTCGTGCAGCCAGGAACTCGGATCCGGCATCGCGTTCCCCCCTCAGTCACCCGCCCGGCTACCCGACCCGGAGCCGGCGAAACCGCGGCCGTCCGGGGCCGGCCGGGAGGCGATCGGCCGGGTCCGCCACGCGGTCGGGCGGGGTGCCGGCGGCGTCAGGACGCCCGCCGCCGAGCCGGGTCGGCCGGGGCCTCGCCGGGCGCCGCCGCCTGCGTCGCCTCGGCCGCCGCCTGCGCGGTCCACGGGGACACCCGCTCGCGGCGTTGCCGGGGCGGCGCCACGGCCAGCATCGGCACGTACACCCGGGCGTCCACCGCCTCGGCCAGCAGCAGGGCGGCCATCAGGCTGGCGGGCCGGCGCGCCGGGTCGTCGGCCATCAGCTGCCGGCACAGCTGCGCGACCTCCGGCGGCAGGCCGTCGA is part of the Micromonospora olivasterospora genome and encodes:
- a CDS encoding OsmC family protein; protein product: MPDPSSWLHEATATAEGGHVRTDDGGLSTALASPLAPHCTGLTPEQLLAAAFASCLHHAAVEAAGEITDEAHTVQVRAEARLGRDDDGRYRADVHASISSAGLTRQQLAELVEHADRLWPFSSGDNTRHRLTVTPAEVGRR
- a CDS encoding response regulator — protein: MGEGIPGPVRILVVDDDPGDVLMIEEALADSDIDKVIDVVGDGQEAMEFLRRRGRHTDAQRPDVILLDLNMPRMDGRQVLGEVKQDEELRTIPIVVLTTSNADTDVVGSYTLQANAYVTKPIDLDDFNDVVRRIDEFFGRVVVLPRRA
- a CDS encoding endonuclease/exonuclease/phosphatase family protein, with protein sequence MTKSTTDEAAGSARLRGRRGLLLTVLAVLLAAVLAGHRAVPNLRGLGSLLDSVTPLLGLAVPVLAVAGLLRRSRLALLAVLLPATVWAVLYGRALLPPAGGSGPVTLRVASQNLRAGNPDPAATVDSLAAGGADLIALQEVDGDDRVAGALRERYPHHAAVTTVALWSRYPVREYAGVDTGLGWTRALRAVVATPDGDLVVYVAHLGSARAGHTATRDETVRELAAAVRADAAPRLVVLGDLNTATTDRVFAPLARLLRDAQADAGQGFGFTWPAGLPVTRPDHVLYRGLTPTSAGVVRTPASDHRAVVASFRW
- a CDS encoding STAS domain-containing protein; translation: MTFTVTYAQRAGVGACLRLAGELDMSSAPELNAALDRLTDEGERHLLVDLSELTFCDSTGIAAFVRGDNRATARGGWLRVTGATGRVERVLRITGLADVLGYEPDTGHPASQATP